One window from the genome of Roseomonas haemaphysalidis encodes:
- a CDS encoding universal stress protein produces MSESARRDRVFLVVVDDSPERHVALRYACLRVRASGGRVALLRVVEPAEMTEWAGVGALLEEERREDAEKLLSGLAAEVQEITGGLPILLIREGDPRDALLDLLEEDPRISILVLAAAAAGSGPGPLIAALTGRHGQRLRVPMTIVPAGLDEGDLQRVTL; encoded by the coding sequence CGTGTCTTCCTGGTGGTGGTGGACGACAGCCCCGAGCGGCATGTCGCTCTGCGCTATGCCTGCCTGCGCGTGCGCGCCAGCGGCGGCCGCGTGGCGCTGCTGCGGGTGGTGGAGCCGGCCGAGATGACCGAATGGGCCGGCGTCGGCGCCCTGCTGGAGGAGGAGCGGCGCGAGGACGCGGAGAAGCTGCTGTCGGGCCTTGCCGCCGAGGTGCAGGAGATCACCGGCGGCCTGCCCATCCTGCTGATCCGCGAGGGCGACCCGCGCGACGCGCTGCTGGACCTGCTGGAAGAGGACCCGCGCATCTCCATCCTGGTGCTGGCCGCCGCCGCCGCCGGCAGCGGGCCGGGGCCGCTGATCGCGGCGCTGACCGGGCGCCACGGCCAGCGCCTGCGGGTGCCGATGACCATTGTGCCGGCCGGGCTGGACGAGGGCGACCTGCAGCGGGTGACGCTGTAG